The nucleotide window GACGGCGACGGCCGGTGGGGCGAGGAGGGCGAAGAGGACTTCTTCCCCGAGATCGCCGTCGGGCGGGCGTGCGTCAGGTACCCGTCCGACGCGGCGCGGTTCGCCGACAAGGCGATGCTCTACGGATCGGCGCCGGTCGCCGGGCAGGTCCGCCGCGCCCTGCTCCTCGGCGAGTTGCTGAAGGATCACCCGGAGACATGGGGCGCCGACGAGCTGGAGGAGCTCGTCGGCGCGTGCACGCACAACGATCTCGCGACGGCCGGCATACCGCCCGACTGGGAGATCGCGACCCTCTTCGATCGCGACGAGTACTGGAACAAGGAGGACGCGTGGCCGATCATCAACGGCGGCACCCACTGGGTGGCCCACTCGGGCCACTGCATGACCGACGCCGCCCTGAAATTCACCTCGTCCGACGTCCGGGACACGAAATTCACCAACGACGGCGTGAGCGCGAACCTCGTCATCATCGCCACGGTGGGCTGCTACGCGGCCGCGTTCGACAACCGCAACCCGCTGGGCGACTACGGCTTCGACTGCATCGCCGAGAAGATGGTGGACATCCGTCACTGCGCCGTCGCGTTCTTCGGCAACTCGCGCGCCGGCTTCCTCGATCCGGGCACCACGAGCAGCACCTCCCATCTCTACCTGCGGGAGTTTTTCGACGCCGTCTTCGGCGAGGGCTATCACACCCTCGGGGACGCGGTACGGCGCTGCAAGGAGGAGATCGTTCCCTGGATCGCCCTCTCCGACACCTCGCGGGCCGACGAATTCCGGTACGACTACTACCAGCTCACCCTGCTCGGCGACCCCGCCCTCGACGCGTGGACCGACACGCCGCGGGCGATGAGCGTCACGCATCCCGCCTCGATCGATCGCTGGGAGGAATCGATGGTGGTTCTGGCCCCGAACGTCCCCGGCGCGCTGGCCGTCCTCTATCATGACGGCGTCGCCTACGCCCGGGGCGTCGGCACTCCCCTCGGCTATATCCTCCTGCGCCGGACGAGGCCCTTCCCCGACTCGCTCGTCGAGCTCGAGCTCGACGTGAGCGCGCACAACCGCTACACCTATCGCGACACGATCGCGATCACGGGCACGACCGGGATCGAAGACGCGCCGCCCGCGGCCAGCCTCGCCACGAACGCGCCGAATCCCTTCAATCCCTCGACCGTGATCCGCTTCACGCTCGACACCGAACGGTTCGTCGACCTGCGGGTCTATGACGTGGCCGGGCGCGAGGTCGACCGGCTCGTCGCCTGCCGTCTCCCGGCCGGCCCGCACGACGTGACCTGGCGGCCGAGTCACCTCTCGAGCGGCATCTACCTCTACGTGCTCCGCGCCGGCGATCGCCTGCTGAGCGGGAAGGCCGTCCTGGTCCGATGACCGGACGGCGACGCGCGTCGCCGCGGCGCCCCACCGTCCGCGGCGGCTGCATGTCATTCGCGGGTCGCGGGCGCGCGGCGCGCCGGCCCCGCTATTCCTTGAACTCGTCGAGGGCGTTCTCGTCGAGATCCCCCGAGACGGCGATGATGTAGTTCTTCGTATCGAGGTAGCGGTTGGCGGCGGCCCGGACGTCCTCGAGGGTGACCGCCATGATCCGCTCCCTCCTCGTGTCGAAGTAATCCAGGGGCCTGCCGTTCTTTATCTGGTCGTAGACGACGGCCCCGACGTCGTCCGGCGTCCGCACGTACAGGCTCAGGAGCGCGATCTTCCGCGCCTTGGCCTTCTCCAGCTCCCCGGCGGTCACGCCGTCTTCCTGGACCTTGCGGATCTCCTCGAACATCCCCCTGATCATCCTCGCCACCTTCGTCTTGTCGGTGTTCGTGCGGATGTTCCAGTAGCCCCCCTCGTCGCGGATCCAGAGGTTGCTCTTGATCCCGTAGCTGAGGCCCTGCCTGTCGCGAAGCTCGATGCCCATCCGGGAGGTCAGCGAGCTGCCGCAGAGGATGTGCTCGAGGATCCCGATCGCCTCGAGATCGGGATTCGATTCCATGATCCCGCCGGAAACCGGGTTGAAGGCGATATCCACC belongs to Candidatus Krumholzibacteriota bacterium and includes:
- a CDS encoding T9SS type A sorting domain-containing protein, translating into MSRIHGSHHARAVIATIAAAGALLAAPSGAAEITVVYRFGEPARVDAGGGFTRIEFSSTVQSGRPGEPGYPFRGAAILLPPGEGVSGVRVERRGWRELEGSHLLRPIQIPVPIRSSASRERPFLFDAAAYGVDRWVHPPEPRFTTQFFRGHAIAVGCISPLAYRPKNRAVGWYGEIEITIETAPAAAAAAALALMRTDPETIRQLAAIVDNPEAAPGGGDTFLAASGPDDYEYLIVTRDSLRDALVPFRDHHTRRGMRTRIRSVEQIEALFPGVDTAERIRNAIIHEYVNSGITHVLLAGDSDGPPGNVKPVPHRSFYCHVPDEHDEEFNLPADVYYAALDGDWNADGDGRWGEEGEEDFFPEIAVGRACVRYPSDAARFADKAMLYGSAPVAGQVRRALLLGELLKDHPETWGADELEELVGACTHNDLATAGIPPDWEIATLFDRDEYWNKEDAWPIINGGTHWVAHSGHCMTDAALKFTSSDVRDTKFTNDGVSANLVIIATVGCYAAAFDNRNPLGDYGFDCIAEKMVDIRHCAVAFFGNSRAGFLDPGTTSSTSHLYLREFFDAVFGEGYHTLGDAVRRCKEEIVPWIALSDTSRADEFRYDYYQLTLLGDPALDAWTDTPRAMSVTHPASIDRWEESMVVLAPNVPGALAVLYHDGVAYARGVGTPLGYILLRRTRPFPDSLVELELDVSAHNRYTYRDTIAITGTTGIEDAPPAASLATNAPNPFNPSTVIRFTLDTERFVDLRVYDVAGREVDRLVACRLPAGPHDVTWRPSHLSSGIYLYVLRAGDRLLSGKAVLVR